In Deefgea piscis, the DNA window CAAATTGCCGTTGTGCATGAATTCGCTCCATGCTTTTTGCGGGTTTTCACTACACCAGATGAGCTCAGATTTACGCGCGGCATCTGGGTGCAAACCAGCCAGTGGCATCAAGAAAGTGTAAATCGTGATGTTTTCGATGCCTGCCAAACTTTGCGTTTCAAGGCGTTTGCAAAATGGGCAATCTGGATCAGAGAACACCACTAATTTACGGCTACCGTTGCCGCGTACTTCTTTGATGGCGTCAGCCAGTGGCAATTTGGCGAAGTCCACTTTATTGAGTTCGGCCATACGGGCTTCGGTTAGGCTTTTTTTAGTCGCTACATTGACCATATCGCCAACGACGACAAATTCACCTTTGGCATCGGAATATACAATATGGCGCTTGTTTAAAACGACTTCATACAAGCCTTTGATTGGCGTTTCACGTACAGAATCAACCGGCTGGCCAATTTTTTTAGCCAAATTAGCTTTCAAGTCTTTCGGAGGCGCGTCCGCTTGTGCACTGCATGCAGTGAGCGCGATCATGCCGGCGGCAATGAGAGTACGGGTCAGGTGTTTCATGAGTCATCCTTCAATCTGGTGAGTGTGCTAGCAACAGCAGCAGCGATCAGCGGTTTTATGAATCCATTGCGTGGCGAATTAATTGCCGTTTTAGCCATGGTAAAGCATTGGTAAAGCCCAGCCCAAAATTGCGTAAACGCATTAAAACGGGATGGTGATTATTAAAGAGCTGCTGCAATCCATCACAAACGGATTGCATTAATCGTACCGGCTCGCGGCGGGCGCGCTCATAGCGCCTTAGGACTAAATAATCGCCGATTCGTTCCGGATGCGTTTTTGTTAATAAGTCAGCCAGTTCGGCAACGTCACCAAAACCTAAATTAACGCCTTGTCCAGCTAAAGGGTGCACCGTATGTGCCGCATCGCCAACCAAAGCTAAACGCGGTTTGACGCACTGCTCAATCTGATTGAGTTTTAGCTCAAACGCAGCGGGCGGGGTAATTATAGTGAGTTCGCCCAGTGAGGCATTGCCGGCTTGAGCCACTTTGGCAGCCAGTTGGCTGGGACTTAAATTGAGTAATTCATTTTTAAGCTCGGCATCGCACGACCATACCATCGACATTTTTTGCTCGGCGAGCGGCAGCCACGCCAAAATTCCGTCGGTTTTAAACCATTGTTGGGCACAGCCGTAGTGGGGTTTTTCAATGGCAAAATTGGCAACAACGCCAAATTGCGCATAGGGTTTGGTGCTGGCTTGAATCCCTGCTTGCCCGCGAACCCAAGACTGCGCCCCATCGGCGCCAACGACTAAACGTGCGCGGAATTGGCGTTGATCGGCCAAGGTTAGCGTAGCAGCTTCGAGATCGACCGATAGCGCTTGCGCGCTGGCGGGAGTGATGATGTCAACATGGCTGCAGTCAGCCAGTGCCAACCAAAGCGCGCGCTGTAATTCACGGTTTTCAACGATAAAGGCCAGCTCGTCAACGCCGCTTTCTAGGGCGTTAAATTCCAACAGGGCATCCACGGCGTCACCGCGGATTTTCATCGAGCAAATCGGCGATAAACGTTCTGGGCGAATGCGTTGCCAAGCACCAATCTGCGTTAAGAGCTGACGACTAGCGCGGCTAATGGCATAGACTCTTTGGTCCCACGTGGAGAGATCAAAATCTAGGCAAGGCGCACGGCCTTCGAGCAAGATGACCGAGAGCGAGGTTTTTTTGAGGGCCAGCGCCAATGCGGCACCGACTAAACCACCACCCACGATAATGATATCGGCATCGAAATTTTTCATGCGCATGAGTTTAACATTGTGAATGATTCGTGCAAGGTGATTTCTTGGGCTAGTCAGCACTCGATTGCCTAAGCTAGATGGATGTTAAGTCGCTATTTATTATTTATTTTTGCTTGGGTGCTTGGCGTAATTACGCTGCAATGGCAAGCGACTTTGCCTGCGGTTACTTGGCCGTTGGCGATGTCTTGCTTAGCGCTGGGACTATGGTTTTGTCTGAAGCGCTTTAATCAACATCGGGCTCTGCAGTGGCTGGTGCTGCTGGTCTTGGCGTTCAGTTTGGGTTTTGCTTGGGCCACATGGCGGGCGCAAATTCGGATGGCGCAGCGTATTCCAGTCGATTTGGTCGGTCAAACTGTGTGGATGTCGGGTTTTATTGCCGATTTACCACAAGAATCGCGCTATGGGCCGCGCTTTATTTTTACGCCGGATGCCGATCCCAAGCGAGCTTGGGCAGTTGATCGCATTCAAGTGAACGCCAAAGGCGGGCCGTTTGGCGCTGGCGAGCGGTGGCGCTTGCAGCTCAAACTCAAGCCAATTCATGGTGTGGTGAACGCCGCCGGATTTGATTTAGAAGCGTGGTTTTTACAGCAAAATATTGCTGCGATCGCCAGCATGAAGTCGGCCGAGCGTTTAGCAGGCTTTTCGGCGCAAGCGGCAGTGCTGCGAATTCGCGCCGCGCTACGCCAACGCATTGAGCACGCTTTGCAGGATGCGCCGTATCAAGGGGTGATTGTTGCGCTCACCATTGGCGATCAAGCTGGGATTCCCAAGCCACAGTGGCAACGATTTGCCCTGACGGGCATTACGCATTTAATCAGTATTTCGGGTTTACATATTACGATGTTGGCGGCGATGGGGATGGCATTCGTGCTATATGGCTGGCGGCGCAGTGCGTATTTAACGCAAAGGCTGGCCGCGCAGCGTGCGGCTTTAATCGCGGGAGTCTTGATCGCGTTGATGTATAGCGTGTTGGCGGGGATGAGTGTGCCAACGCAGCGCACCGTATTAATGCTTTTGGTCAGCGCCTGTTGCTTGTGGCGAGCCAGGCCGATGGCAATCAGCGCCATTTGGGCTAGTGCCTTGGCGGTGGTGGTGCTGTTTGATCCTTTTGCTGTGCTCTCGGTTGGTTTTTGGCTGTCGTTTTTGGCGGTCGCATATTTGCTATGGATGGGCGCCAATCGCATTGGGCGCAAACCCGCGTGGCGCTTATGGCTAAGTACGCAGTGGGCGGCAACATTGGCGTCGTTACCGATTTTGGTGTTGGTATTTGGGCAGGTGCCGCTGCTGTCGCCACTAGCCAATGCTTTGGCGATTCCTTTGGTGAGTGTCTTGATTACGCCTTTGGCTTTATTGGGTTTGCTCGACCCAACGGGAACGCTGTTGCGCTGGGCTGAGGGTTTGTTTGCAATCTTAGATCGCGGATTGCAATGGATCTTGACTTGGCCGTGGCCGGCGCTAGAGATCAGCTCTCCTCCAATGGGTATATTGCCAGTGGCGATGCTGGGTGTGGCTTTGCTGCTATTACCCCGAGGTATTCCGGCGCGCTGGCTAGGGTGGCTGATGCTACTGCCCTTGTTTTTTATGCCGCAGCCCAAGTTGGACGATGGGCAGTTTAAATTACAGGTGCTCGACGTGGATCAAGGCTTGAGTGTATTGGTGCAAACGCGGCAACACGCTTTACTGTTTGATACCGGACGTGAGGCCAATGCCGAACGCGTGATTTTGCCGGTGTTGCGTCAGGCAGGAATTACTCGGCTGGATACGTTATTGCTATCGCATAATGACAACGATCATATTGGTGGCGCGCCGATTTTGCTGGGGCAGGGCGATCGCTTGGCTTTTCCGATGGGTTTGATTTTGCATAGTTTGCCAGAAGATTTGCCGATTTTAAGTAGTAAAGTGGCCAAGCAGCGTTGCCAAACTGGGCAGCGTTGGCGCTGGGATGGCGTTGATTTTGAGGTGTTATGGCTGCACCCCAACTATGCCGCTAACAATGACAATGCCCGCGGTTGTGTGCTGCGCATTCATAATCGCTGGCATAGCGCCTTAATTCCGGCTGATATTAGCCGTCTTGAAGAAGGGGAGCTGCTCGCGGCAGGTTTAACCAGCACCGAGATTGTGATTGCGCCACATCACGGCAGTAAAAGCGCTTCATCGGATGCATTTATTCAGGCTCTGCAACCGCAATACGCGGTATTTTCAGCGGGGTTTATGAATCAATTTCGGCATCCGCATCCCGATGTACAGCAGCGCTATGCAGCAGCCGGGGCGAGGCTATTGCGAACGGATCAGTCTGGATCATTACAATTTACTGTCGGAGAGCTGATTAAGCTACAAGAGCAGCGCGCCATCGCGCCGCGATATTGGTACACTGCGACTTATTCTGATCCAAAAACGGCTGTTGGAATTTCGCCATGACCATGCTGCTTTCTGCTTTATACCGCTACCCCCTTAAATCATGTCGTGCTCAAGCACTGAGCCAGAGCCAGCTTGAGGTGCGCGGCTTGCCACAAGATCGAGAATGGATGATTGCCAATTCGGCTGGCGTGCAAATCACCGCGCGCACCGAGCCACGTATTTTATTGATTGCTACTGAGGTCACGCCCGATGGTTTGTGGTTAAAAGCGCCGGGCATGGCCGATTTATTTGTCGTGCTAGCGCTGTTTAATGAGCTGCATCAGGCTGATGTTTGGGAAACCGAGTTTTTAGCTCGGCGCGGGGCGCTCGATGCTGATGCGTGGTTGTCTGCGTATTTAAATCAAACCGTACATCTGATGTGGCTGGGCTTAGAGCCGCACCGGCGCTTAAAAAATCATCCAGATGTGGCCATTAGCTTTGTTGACACCTATCCCTTATTAATCATTGGTGAAGGCTCTTTGCAAGCGCTTAATGCGCGCGTTGGCCGTGAGTTGGCGATGCTGCGTTTTCGGCCTAATTTGGTCATTGCCAATAGCGCGCCATTTGCTGAGGATACTTGGCAGCGGATTCGGATTGGCGAGGTGGAGATTGAATTAGCCAAAGCGTGTGAACGTTGTTTGATGACGACGCTCGACCCAGATACTGCTGAGCGCACCAAAGATTCAGAACCACTACGTAGTTTGGCTAAGTTTAGAAAAATGGGCGCTGCAGTGGTGTTTGGCCAAAACGCGCGGGTGGTGCAAGGCGGCGCATTACAACTGGGTTTGCCGGTTGAAGTGCTAAGTTACAAGGATTAAGTGATTAAGTCAGCGTGGTCTTGCATCGTTGTCGCGCTTTACTCTAGTCGATATTCTGTCTATGGCTTTCATGCCTTGCCATAAAATATTTGTACGAGCACTGAAGTGATTGCGTTAGCAGACCAAATAGTTAAGGAGTGCCCAATGATTCGACGCCGATCTTTGCATGTTTCGCTACAGGTTGCGATTGTTTCTGTACTGTCATTTTATTTTGGGGTGCATTTTACGCAGTTTTTTCAGGGTGAATCGGCAGGCATTGGTGGTTTGTGGGCGGCAATTTCATCGATTGTGGTGTTGCAGGCGACGCAAAAAGCCACGATTGAATCGGCGTGGATGCGCACTTTAGGCACTTTGATTGGGGCCAGCATGAGTGCGCTGTATTTTCAGTTTTTCCCTTTTAGTTGGTTAGGCATGGGGGCGACGATTTTTGCGACGGTTTTATTGTGTGAAATGCTCAATATTCCTGACAATGCCCGTTTAGCATCGATTACCGTGTGTATCACGATGGTCATGGCCAGTTTGCATCCCTCAATCAATCCTTATTTAAATTCTATATTGCGCTTTAGCGAGTCGATGATTGGCATTGCTTTGTCGATGGCGGCGATTA includes these proteins:
- a CDS encoding DsbC family protein yields the protein MKHLTRTLIAAGMIALTACSAQADAPPKDLKANLAKKIGQPVDSVRETPIKGLYEVVLNKRHIVYSDAKGEFVVVGDMVNVATKKSLTEARMAELNKVDFAKLPLADAIKEVRGNGSRKLVVFSDPDCPFCKRLETQSLAGIENITIYTFLMPLAGLHPDAARKSELIWCSENPQKAWSEFMHNGNLPTGGKTTCDNPIARSVKLGESLGINGTPALIFADGQIVSGAIPKDEIEKILATQK
- a CDS encoding UbiH/UbiF family hydroxylase — its product is MRMKNFDADIIIVGGGLVGAALALALKKTSLSVILLEGRAPCLDFDLSTWDQRVYAISRASRQLLTQIGAWQRIRPERLSPICSMKIRGDAVDALLEFNALESGVDELAFIVENRELQRALWLALADCSHVDIITPASAQALSVDLEAATLTLADQRQFRARLVVGADGAQSWVRGQAGIQASTKPYAQFGVVANFAIEKPHYGCAQQWFKTDGILAWLPLAEQKMSMVWSCDAELKNELLNLSPSQLAAKVAQAGNASLGELTIITPPAAFELKLNQIEQCVKPRLALVGDAAHTVHPLAGQGVNLGFGDVAELADLLTKTHPERIGDYLVLRRYERARREPVRLMQSVCDGLQQLFNNHHPVLMRLRNFGLGFTNALPWLKRQLIRHAMDS
- a CDS encoding MOSC domain-containing protein — encoded protein: MTMLLSALYRYPLKSCRAQALSQSQLEVRGLPQDREWMIANSAGVQITARTEPRILLIATEVTPDGLWLKAPGMADLFVVLALFNELHQADVWETEFLARRGALDADAWLSAYLNQTVHLMWLGLEPHRRLKNHPDVAISFVDTYPLLIIGEGSLQALNARVGRELAMLRFRPNLVIANSAPFAEDTWQRIRIGEVEIELAKACERCLMTTLDPDTAERTKDSEPLRSLAKFRKMGAAVVFGQNARVVQGGALQLGLPVEVLSYKD
- a CDS encoding DNA internalization-related competence protein ComEC/Rec2, translating into MLSRYLLFIFAWVLGVITLQWQATLPAVTWPLAMSCLALGLWFCLKRFNQHRALQWLVLLVLAFSLGFAWATWRAQIRMAQRIPVDLVGQTVWMSGFIADLPQESRYGPRFIFTPDADPKRAWAVDRIQVNAKGGPFGAGERWRLQLKLKPIHGVVNAAGFDLEAWFLQQNIAAIASMKSAERLAGFSAQAAVLRIRAALRQRIEHALQDAPYQGVIVALTIGDQAGIPKPQWQRFALTGITHLISISGLHITMLAAMGMAFVLYGWRRSAYLTQRLAAQRAALIAGVLIALMYSVLAGMSVPTQRTVLMLLVSACCLWRARPMAISAIWASALAVVVLFDPFAVLSVGFWLSFLAVAYLLWMGANRIGRKPAWRLWLSTQWAATLASLPILVLVFGQVPLLSPLANALAIPLVSVLITPLALLGLLDPTGTLLRWAEGLFAILDRGLQWILTWPWPALEISSPPMGILPVAMLGVALLLLPRGIPARWLGWLMLLPLFFMPQPKLDDGQFKLQVLDVDQGLSVLVQTRQHALLFDTGREANAERVILPVLRQAGITRLDTLLLSHNDNDHIGGAPILLGQGDRLAFPMGLILHSLPEDLPILSSKVAKQRCQTGQRWRWDGVDFEVLWLHPNYAANNDNARGCVLRIHNRWHSALIPADISRLEEGELLAAGLTSTEIVIAPHHGSKSASSDAFIQALQPQYAVFSAGFMNQFRHPHPDVQQRYAAAGARLLRTDQSGSLQFTVGELIKLQEQRAIAPRYWYTATYSDPKTAVGISP
- a CDS encoding FUSC family protein, which gives rise to MIRRRSLHVSLQVAIVSVLSFYFGVHFTQFFQGESAGIGGLWAAISSIVVLQATQKATIESAWMRTLGTLIGASMSALYFQFFPFSWLGMGATIFATVLLCEMLNIPDNARLASITVCITMVMASLHPSINPYLNSILRFSESMIGIALSMAAISLWPTDADAKGEK